From a region of the Latilactobacillus sakei genome:
- a CDS encoding Hsp33 family molecular chaperone HslO: MKDYLVKQVSEDGQLRAYAVNATQVVTEAQEKHDTWPTSSAAFGRTIVGTLLLSAAGLKGDTKMTVKVDGDGPVGKIVVDGNAQGTVKGYVTNPHVNLPSNEKNKIDVKAGVGTTGTLSVTKDLGLKEPFTGQVPLVSGELGEDFTYYLAKSEQTPSAVGVSVFVNEDSTIGVAGGFMIQILPGADDRLIDVLEARLQEMPLVSELLQQGMTPEEIITEIVGELPMKTLEELPVKYECDCSKERFAKALSSIAPQDLKQLIEEDHGAEATCRFCGKQYQFSEADLKAILAEQ, from the coding sequence ATGAAGGATTATTTAGTCAAACAAGTATCAGAAGATGGCCAATTACGGGCTTATGCTGTAAATGCCACACAAGTTGTCACAGAAGCACAAGAAAAACATGATACATGGCCTACATCATCAGCCGCTTTTGGTCGGACGATTGTTGGGACATTACTATTAAGTGCTGCGGGTTTAAAAGGCGACACTAAGATGACGGTTAAGGTTGATGGCGATGGCCCTGTCGGAAAAATCGTAGTTGACGGTAACGCGCAAGGGACGGTTAAGGGTTATGTTACGAACCCCCACGTTAACTTACCTTCAAATGAGAAAAATAAGATTGATGTTAAAGCCGGCGTCGGGACAACGGGGACGTTAAGCGTCACTAAAGATCTCGGCCTTAAAGAACCCTTCACGGGGCAAGTGCCATTAGTTTCCGGTGAATTAGGTGAAGATTTTACTTACTACTTAGCAAAATCAGAACAAACACCATCAGCAGTTGGCGTTTCAGTCTTTGTCAATGAAGATAGCACAATCGGCGTTGCCGGTGGTTTTATGATTCAAATCTTACCAGGCGCAGATGATCGCTTGATTGACGTATTAGAAGCACGACTACAAGAAATGCCACTTGTTTCAGAATTATTGCAACAAGGGATGACCCCTGAAGAAATCATCACCGAAATTGTTGGCGAATTACCAATGAAGACATTGGAAGAATTACCGGTTAAATACGAATGTGATTGTTCTAAGGAACGATTTGCTAAAGCACTCAGTTCAATTGCGCCCCAAGATTTAAAACAATTAATTGAAGAAGATCACGGTGCCGAAGCAACATGTCGGTTTTGTGGCAAACAATATCAATTTAGTGAAGCAGATTTGAAAGCTATCTTAGCAGAACAATAG
- a CDS encoding tRNA dihydrouridine synthase DusB, which produces MTWQIGDVTIPNQVVVAPMAGITNAAFRVTAKEFGAGLVVCEMISDRGIMHNNKKTMGMMFVDPNEHPVSIQIFGGSKDTLVEAAKFVDQHTQADIIDINMGCPVNKVVKTDAGARWLLDPNKVYEMVSYVTDAVKKPVTVKMRTGWDEDHIFAVQNALAAERAGASALAMHGRTRKQMYTGQADWDILKQVKAELKIPFMGNGDVRTPQDAKRMLDEVGADAVMIGRAALGNPWILRQVETYLRSGELIAEPTPREKIATAKLQLHRLVELKGENVACREFRQQAAYYLKGIPRAAKTKAAVNEVETEQAVGDILDRFVEETEARMA; this is translated from the coding sequence ATGACATGGCAAATAGGAGACGTGACGATTCCAAATCAAGTAGTCGTCGCACCAATGGCTGGTATTACAAACGCGGCATTTCGCGTGACTGCAAAGGAATTTGGCGCAGGATTAGTCGTCTGTGAAATGATTAGTGACCGCGGGATTATGCACAATAACAAAAAAACAATGGGCATGATGTTCGTCGATCCAAACGAACATCCAGTGAGCATCCAGATTTTTGGTGGCTCAAAAGACACATTAGTAGAGGCTGCTAAATTTGTAGACCAACACACACAAGCTGACATCATCGACATTAACATGGGCTGTCCCGTGAACAAAGTCGTGAAAACAGACGCTGGTGCGCGTTGGTTATTAGATCCAAACAAGGTTTACGAAATGGTTTCATATGTGACCGACGCTGTTAAAAAGCCAGTGACAGTCAAAATGCGGACTGGTTGGGACGAAGATCACATCTTTGCTGTTCAAAACGCCCTTGCTGCCGAACGCGCTGGTGCGTCAGCACTTGCTATGCACGGTCGGACTCGTAAACAAATGTATACCGGTCAAGCAGACTGGGACATTTTGAAGCAAGTCAAAGCTGAATTGAAGATTCCATTTATGGGTAACGGGGATGTCCGCACACCACAAGATGCTAAGCGCATGTTGGATGAAGTCGGTGCCGACGCTGTCATGATTGGCCGCGCTGCTTTAGGGAACCCTTGGATTTTACGTCAAGTTGAAACCTATTTGCGCAGCGGTGAATTGATTGCAGAACCAACACCAAGAGAAAAAATCGCCACAGCTAAGCTCCAGTTACATCGGTTAGTCGAATTAAAAGGCGAAAATGTTGCTTGTCGTGAATTTAGACAACAAGCTGCTTACTACCTCAAGGGGATTCCACGCGCTGCTAAGACAAAAGCGGCAGTTAATGAAGTTGAAACAGAACAAGCGGTTGGCGATATTTTAGACCGTTTTGTTGAAGAAACTGAAGCAAGAATGGCATAA
- a CDS encoding RNA-binding S4 domain-containing protein: MRLDKFLKVSRIIKRRSVAKEIADKGRILINDRQAKSSSNVVVGDKLEIGFGNKTMIVKITQIIETTKKSDAAEMYEILETKVAENFE; this comes from the coding sequence ATGAGATTAGATAAGTTTTTAAAAGTATCACGGATTATTAAACGACGTTCAGTTGCAAAGGAAATTGCAGATAAAGGCCGGATTTTAATTAATGATCGGCAAGCAAAGTCTTCAAGTAACGTGGTTGTCGGCGATAAATTGGAAATTGGTTTTGGTAATAAAACGATGATTGTCAAGATTACACAAATTATCGAAACAACCAAGAAGAGCGATGCAGCAGAAATGTACGAAATCCTTGAAACTAAGGTTGCAGAAAATTTTGAATAA
- a CDS encoding cell division protein FtsH encodes MNNKKNRLFSNSLFYIIILVALVGVFSFFMNGNGGSESKEVQSSTFLSELKTDKVKSFSIQPTNGIYKISGEYRKAQKDEQPKSTFFGSQSKNKKVTHFTTTLLQSDSQVSAITNLANQNKTKIETMQEPQSGWWVSILSLILPLIIMFGLFYMMMGQAGQGGGQGGRMMNFGKSKAQKADKGANKVRFSDVAGAEEEKQELVEVVEFLKDPRKFAALGARIPAGVLLEGPPGTGKTLLAKAVAGEAGVPFFSISGSDFVEMFVGVGASRVRDLFEQAKKSAPSIIFIDEIDAVGRQRGAGMGGGHDEREQTLNQMLVEMDGFSGNEGVIVIAATNRSDVLDPALLRPGRFDRKILVGRPDVKGREAILKVHAKNKPLADDVDLKEIAQQTPGFVGADLENLLNEAALVAARRSKKDIDASDVDEAEDRVIAGPAKRDRVINPKERETVAYHEAGHAIIGLVLSDSRVVRKVTIVPRGRAGGYAIMLPKTDQFLMSKKELTEQMTGLMGGRTAEEIIFNSQSTGASNDFEQATEIARGMVTHYGMTEKLGTVALEKEGQPFVGAAYGQGPAFSEATAAAIDSEVRRLIDEAHQQATEIIQAHREQHKLIAEMLLKYETLNEKEILSLFNDGKMPEKNAEEFPSEKAATFEEAKKALEAKEAEKTDSELEAEQADSETTEVADDTADSKPTNDDSNDNA; translated from the coding sequence ATGAACAACAAGAAGAATAGACTGTTCAGTAATAGTCTGTTTTACATTATTATCCTAGTGGCTTTAGTCGGTGTATTTTCATTCTTCATGAATGGCAATGGCGGATCAGAGTCTAAGGAAGTTCAATCAAGTACTTTTTTAAGTGAGTTGAAAACAGATAAGGTTAAATCGTTCTCAATTCAACCAACAAATGGTATTTATAAAATTTCAGGGGAATATCGTAAAGCACAAAAGGACGAACAGCCTAAATCAACATTTTTTGGTTCACAATCAAAAAATAAGAAAGTGACACACTTTACAACCACTTTATTACAAAGTGATTCACAAGTTAGTGCCATTACGAATTTAGCTAACCAAAACAAAACAAAGATTGAAACAATGCAAGAACCACAATCTGGTTGGTGGGTTAGCATCTTAAGCCTAATCTTGCCACTAATTATTATGTTCGGTTTATTCTACATGATGATGGGTCAAGCAGGTCAAGGCGGTGGCCAAGGCGGCCGGATGATGAACTTTGGTAAATCCAAAGCGCAAAAAGCGGATAAGGGTGCGAATAAAGTCCGCTTCTCTGATGTTGCTGGCGCTGAAGAGGAAAAACAAGAATTGGTCGAAGTTGTCGAATTCTTGAAAGACCCTCGTAAGTTTGCGGCATTAGGCGCACGGATTCCAGCCGGGGTATTACTCGAAGGACCTCCAGGTACTGGTAAAACATTATTAGCGAAAGCCGTTGCTGGTGAAGCGGGTGTACCGTTCTTCTCAATCTCTGGTTCTGATTTCGTTGAAATGTTTGTCGGTGTTGGTGCTAGCCGTGTTCGTGATTTATTCGAACAAGCTAAGAAATCAGCACCATCAATCATCTTTATTGATGAAATTGATGCTGTTGGGCGTCAACGTGGTGCCGGGATGGGTGGCGGCCACGATGAACGTGAACAAACATTAAACCAAATGTTAGTTGAAATGGATGGTTTCTCAGGGAACGAAGGCGTGATTGTCATCGCTGCTACTAACCGTTCAGATGTCTTAGATCCAGCCCTCTTACGTCCAGGTCGTTTTGACCGGAAGATCCTTGTCGGTCGTCCAGACGTTAAGGGCCGTGAAGCTATCTTGAAAGTTCATGCCAAGAACAAACCATTAGCAGACGACGTTGATTTAAAAGAAATTGCCCAACAAACACCAGGTTTTGTGGGTGCTGACCTTGAAAACTTATTAAACGAAGCAGCCCTTGTGGCAGCGCGTCGTAGTAAGAAAGATATCGATGCTTCTGATGTTGATGAAGCCGAAGATCGGGTAATTGCCGGTCCTGCTAAGCGCGATCGTGTTATCAATCCTAAAGAACGTGAAACAGTGGCTTATCACGAAGCTGGTCATGCAATTATCGGTTTAGTATTAAGTGATTCACGTGTCGTTCGGAAGGTCACGATTGTACCACGTGGGCGTGCTGGCGGATATGCCATCATGTTACCTAAGACCGATCAATTCTTGATGAGTAAGAAAGAATTGACGGAACAAATGACTGGTTTAATGGGTGGTCGGACAGCTGAAGAAATTATCTTCAACTCTCAATCAACCGGTGCTTCAAACGATTTCGAACAAGCAACCGAGATTGCACGTGGCATGGTTACCCATTACGGGATGACTGAAAAATTAGGAACGGTGGCCCTTGAAAAAGAAGGCCAACCATTCGTCGGGGCTGCTTACGGTCAAGGCCCAGCCTTTTCTGAAGCAACGGCCGCTGCAATTGATAGCGAAGTTCGTCGTTTAATCGACGAAGCACATCAACAAGCAACTGAAATTATTCAAGCACACCGTGAACAACACAAGTTGATTGCTGAAATGTTATTGAAGTATGAAACATTAAACGAAAAAGAAATCTTAAGCTTATTCAATGATGGTAAGATGCCTGAAAAGAATGCTGAAGAATTCCCAAGTGAAAAAGCAGCTACTTTTGAAGAAGCTAAAAAAGCACTTGAAGCAAAAGAAGCAGAAAAAACTGACTCAGAATTAGAGGCTGAACAAGCTGATTCAGAAACAACAGAAGTTGCGGACGATACTGCTGATTCAAAACCAACTAATGATGACTCAAACGATAATGCATAA
- the tilS gene encoding tRNA lysidine(34) synthetase TilS, translating to MLEQAFQNEMHRYHFWPAGAKVIVATSTGVDSMVLLTLLQRLPVALKPRLVVAHVNHELRAESVTEEAYLRQFCLENELPLQVAHWPLKQHPQTGIEAAARAFRYQFFEQLMTTEKADYLVTAHHGDDQLETLMMKFIRSGELHEMRGIQIQRPFAQGMLIRPLLPFAKQDLRDYALANNITSFEDQTNYETTVLRNRVRHTLVPFLKQENKHVLQNANRFSRQLTALLAQQAQLTTALLPLLDLKITDKVVSGQLKAIKTLPTAQQTAIWQLIIKQYFAPISPLKETQLQQLHQLVQSTTKPQGQLALGQGVVLTKTYERFRIGQLTNDDVMVKAEKSRTLTLNHWCVLPNNEQIGIFEINHLPRKLSGQQLIWLAAEQWPIVAKPCQLTDAIMIDKTHHKTLKRLFIDLKVPQEKRLNSWGVWSQETLIGHPEFRVSALFNHEQTGKIRYVLCYANE from the coding sequence ATGCTAGAACAAGCTTTTCAAAACGAGATGCACCGCTACCATTTTTGGCCAGCCGGCGCCAAAGTCATCGTGGCGACGTCAACTGGTGTTGACTCGATGGTTTTGCTGACCCTTTTGCAACGCTTACCTGTAGCACTTAAGCCCCGGTTGGTTGTTGCCCACGTCAATCATGAGTTACGCGCAGAAAGTGTGACAGAAGAAGCTTATTTACGGCAATTCTGTCTGGAAAATGAACTACCACTGCAAGTGGCGCATTGGCCGCTTAAACAACACCCACAAACGGGAATCGAAGCGGCCGCCCGGGCATTTAGATATCAATTTTTTGAACAGCTAATGACCACTGAAAAGGCAGATTATCTCGTCACGGCGCATCACGGCGATGACCAATTAGAAACCCTGATGATGAAATTTATTCGTAGTGGTGAACTACACGAAATGCGGGGCATTCAAATTCAGCGGCCGTTTGCCCAAGGAATGTTGATTAGACCCTTATTACCGTTTGCTAAGCAGGATTTGCGTGACTATGCCTTAGCCAATAACATCACGTCTTTTGAAGATCAGACAAACTATGAGACGACTGTCTTGCGGAATCGGGTTCGCCATACGTTGGTGCCTTTTTTAAAACAAGAAAATAAGCACGTATTACAAAATGCTAATCGCTTCAGCCGGCAATTAACGGCTTTATTGGCACAACAAGCACAGTTGACGACGGCGTTATTACCATTGCTAGATTTGAAGATCACCGACAAAGTTGTTAGTGGTCAGCTCAAGGCGATTAAAACATTGCCGACAGCACAACAGACAGCCATCTGGCAACTTATTATTAAACAATATTTCGCGCCTATCAGTCCGCTCAAAGAAACGCAGTTACAACAGCTCCACCAATTAGTGCAATCAACGACTAAACCACAAGGTCAGTTAGCGCTTGGTCAGGGTGTGGTGTTGACTAAAACCTATGAGCGTTTCCGAATTGGGCAATTAACCAACGATGACGTCATGGTGAAAGCTGAAAAAAGTCGAACACTAACGCTGAATCACTGGTGCGTACTTCCAAATAACGAACAAATTGGGATTTTCGAAATTAACCATTTGCCCCGTAAACTATCGGGTCAACAATTGATCTGGCTAGCAGCTGAGCAATGGCCAATCGTTGCCAAACCATGTCAGTTAACCGATGCAATTATGATTGATAAAACCCACCATAAAACCCTTAAGCGCCTTTTTATTGACTTGAAGGTCCCCCAGGAAAAGCGCCTGAATAGTTGGGGCGTGTGGTCGCAAGAAACGCTGATTGGTCATCCTGAATTTAGAGTTTCAGCATTGTTTAATCACGAACAAACTGGTAAAATACGGTACGTACTATGTTATGCAAATGAATAA
- a CDS encoding septum formation initiator family protein: MSRKITKIENAYTKQQAAKQKVEQKSKRTRTVHKRRLLALGMIALILFSVCGIQILQTHHSLALIEKQTVAKKQSLKKAKAKEADLKVQVSQLHNDDYLAKYIRYKYYYSKKGETIYSLPQDKAPNLNEQQK, encoded by the coding sequence GTGAGTCGTAAGATAACGAAGATTGAAAATGCCTATACGAAACAACAGGCAGCTAAACAGAAGGTTGAACAAAAATCAAAACGAACACGGACGGTTCATAAACGTCGATTATTAGCGCTCGGGATGATTGCGTTAATTCTTTTTAGTGTTTGCGGCATTCAAATCCTGCAAACCCACCATTCTCTGGCATTAATTGAGAAACAAACAGTTGCTAAAAAACAATCCTTAAAAAAGGCCAAGGCCAAAGAAGCGGATTTAAAGGTACAAGTTTCTCAGTTACATAATGATGACTATTTAGCGAAGTACATTCGCTATAAATACTATTATTCAAAGAAGGGTGAAACAATCTATAGTTTGCCCCAAGATAAGGCACCAAATTTAAACGAACAACAAAAATAA
- the hpt gene encoding hypoxanthine phosphoribosyltransferase produces the protein MLEQDIERILYTREDIQRVNEKLGKQITADYQGKNPLMIGILKGAIVFMTDLIREIDLHVEIDFMDVSSYGDGTISSGEVKIIKDLDTSVQGRDIIIVEDIVDTGRTLNYLMAILKTRQANSIKVCTLMDKPSRRVVPVHSDYVGMEVPNEFVVGYGLDYAERYRNMGTIGVLKPEIYSGK, from the coding sequence ATGTTAGAACAAGATATCGAACGTATTTTATACACCAGAGAAGACATCCAACGGGTCAATGAAAAATTGGGCAAGCAAATTACGGCAGATTACCAAGGTAAAAACCCATTAATGATTGGGATTTTAAAAGGCGCCATTGTCTTTATGACCGATCTAATTCGGGAAATTGATTTACACGTTGAAATTGATTTTATGGATGTTTCAAGTTACGGTGATGGCACGATTTCATCTGGCGAAGTAAAGATTATCAAGGATCTCGATACGAGCGTTCAAGGACGTGACATTATTATTGTTGAAGATATTGTCGACACGGGGCGGACGTTGAATTATTTGATGGCGATCTTGAAGACGCGCCAAGCTAATTCGATTAAAGTTTGCACTTTAATGGACAAACCAAGTCGTAGAGTTGTGCCAGTTCATTCGGATTATGTTGGGATGGAAGTGCCAAATGAATTCGTTGTTGGATACGGTTTAGATTATGCCGAACGTTACCGTAATATGGGCACAATTGGCGTTTTGAAACCGGAAATTTATTCGGGTAAATAA
- the lysS gene encoding lysine--tRNA ligase yields the protein MNDQLKVRREKMQFLKDEGIDPFGSRFERTHLAAALHEEFEAIEKDDLDVKNQEVTIAGRMMSKRGKGKVGFADIRDRSGKIQIYVRKDEVGEDNYKIFKKADLGDHLGITGQIMKTDMGELTVKATHLTFLSKALRPLPDKYHGLTNVEQIYRQRYLDLIANPESMDRFTKRSKIISAVREYLDTHDFTEVETPVLHGQAGGASARPFITHHNALDINLYLRIALELHLKRLIVGGMERVYEIGRVFRNEGIDTKHNPEFTMLETYAAYFDYKDVMDETEGIIRFAAHKVLGTGQISYQGQAIDLDSDFARVHMVDAIKAETGVDFWQPMTVEAARELADQHHVKYEEYWQVGHIINAFFEEFVEDTLVQPTFIYGHPVEISPLAKKNAEDDRFTDRWELFMHGNEYANAFTELNDPIDQRERFEAQAKERENGNDEAEGIDEDYVEALEYGMPPTGGLGIGIDRLVMLLTDAASIRDVLLFPTMRPDKQENEEI from the coding sequence ATGAATGACCAACTTAAGGTCCGTCGCGAAAAAATGCAATTTTTAAAGGATGAAGGCATTGATCCTTTTGGGAGCCGTTTTGAACGGACGCATTTAGCAGCAGCGCTACACGAAGAATTTGAAGCAATTGAAAAAGACGACTTGGATGTTAAAAACCAAGAAGTCACAATTGCAGGACGAATGATGTCTAAACGGGGTAAAGGTAAAGTTGGTTTTGCCGATATCCGCGATCGTTCTGGTAAAATTCAAATTTATGTTCGTAAAGACGAAGTCGGTGAAGATAACTACAAAATTTTCAAGAAAGCCGATTTAGGGGATCACTTAGGCATTACCGGTCAAATCATGAAAACTGATATGGGTGAGTTAACGGTTAAGGCAACTCATCTAACATTCTTGTCAAAGGCATTACGCCCATTACCTGATAAGTATCACGGTTTAACGAATGTCGAACAAATTTATCGTCAACGTTATTTAGATTTGATTGCTAATCCTGAAAGTATGGATCGTTTCACGAAGCGGAGCAAGATTATTTCTGCTGTTCGTGAATATTTAGATACACATGACTTTACTGAAGTTGAAACACCTGTCTTGCATGGCCAAGCTGGTGGGGCTTCAGCACGGCCATTTATTACACATCACAATGCATTAGACATTAACCTCTATTTACGAATTGCGCTTGAATTACACTTGAAGCGACTAATCGTTGGTGGGATGGAACGGGTCTATGAAATTGGCCGTGTATTCCGGAATGAAGGTATCGATACCAAACATAACCCTGAATTCACGATGTTAGAAACATACGCTGCATACTTTGATTACAAAGATGTTATGGATGAAACCGAAGGCATTATCCGTTTTGCAGCCCACAAAGTCTTAGGAACTGGCCAAATTTCATACCAAGGCCAAGCAATTGATTTAGATAGTGACTTTGCGCGTGTACACATGGTCGACGCTATTAAGGCTGAAACAGGTGTCGATTTCTGGCAACCAATGACAGTTGAAGCTGCTCGTGAATTAGCAGACCAACACCACGTTAAGTATGAAGAATACTGGCAAGTGGGTCATATCATTAACGCCTTCTTTGAAGAATTCGTTGAAGATACATTAGTACAACCAACATTCATTTATGGCCATCCAGTGGAAATTTCACCATTGGCTAAGAAGAATGCCGAAGACGATCGTTTTACAGATCGTTGGGAACTCTTCATGCATGGTAACGAATATGCAAATGCCTTTACTGAATTGAATGATCCAATCGATCAACGTGAACGTTTTGAAGCACAAGCTAAGGAACGTGAAAACGGTAATGATGAAGCTGAAGGTATCGATGAAGATTATGTTGAAGCATTAGAATACGGGATGCCGCCTACAGGTGGACTCGGTATCGGGATTGACCGGCTTGTTATGCTATTAACTGACGCTGCTTCGATCCGCGATGTCCTTTTATTCCCAACAATGCGTCCAGACAAGCAAGAAAATGAAGAAATTTAA
- a CDS encoding RNA-binding protein S1 yields MAVEVGSKVPGKVTGITNFGAFVDLGEGKTGLVHISEVSDSYIKDIHDVLTVGDEVTVKVMSDQNGKIGLSIRKAVDQPKVQEHTRPQSSRPNNNRGGYRKPEHTSAPKKEGFDDLLSGFLKDSEDRLSTIKRNTEGKRGGRGGRRS; encoded by the coding sequence ATGGCAGTTGAAGTTGGTTCAAAAGTTCCTGGTAAGGTAACAGGTATTACGAATTTTGGCGCTTTCGTTGATTTAGGAGAAGGCAAGACCGGATTAGTCCACATCAGTGAAGTTTCTGATAGTTATATCAAGGATATTCACGATGTCTTAACAGTTGGGGACGAAGTGACTGTGAAGGTGATGTCAGATCAAAACGGAAAAATCGGATTATCCATTCGAAAAGCGGTTGATCAACCTAAGGTGCAAGAGCATACTCGGCCACAATCTAGTCGTCCAAATAACAATCGCGGTGGGTATCGTAAACCTGAACATACAAGCGCGCCTAAGAAAGAAGGCTTTGACGATTTACTATCAGGCTTCTTAAAAGATAGTGAAGATCGTTTGTCTACTATTAAACGCAATACAGAAGGTAAACGTGGGGGCCGTGGCGGTCGTCGTAGTTAA
- a CDS encoding sugar transporter, giving the protein MQNKQMQHLMKGAVVLSIASFVAKILSAVYRIPFQNMVGNTGFYVYQQVYPIYGIGMTFALSGFPVYISKIVAEETAPAEQTQILRRSFALLGLFGALIFFYLQYQAPAIAVAMADAELAPIIRMVSYMFLLMPFLAVTRGYFQGIFNMVPTATSQVAEQLVRVVVIILAAWLSLKLHWSVYEMGTWAMSGAFFGGLVATVALLKPAEKAFVLRGTKPKGINLGAYRSLAKRLLIEGGSICLFASLIVLLQLVDSFTVKKGLVASGLTEDLAKNLKGIFDRGQPLVQLGLVISMAFSSTLIPSLSRARQQQQDHQFQQVAESLIHISLGLSAAATTGLMILMPQVNYLLFGDADGNKALVWYMLSIVIIALINACNSVLQSLDQFHKTTIALLIGLFVKVVINQWLVQHYQIVGASVGTVISLGVVLALILRQSPELVREALDGQHFTGKLVLICGIMAVAVRFVVTVIQPSLVSRGQAVLGAGIGIAVGVPIFIGLALAWQLFSIREWLTIPGGKQLLKLAQKLKR; this is encoded by the coding sequence ATGCAAAATAAACAGATGCAACATTTAATGAAGGGGGCCGTTGTCTTATCAATTGCTTCCTTTGTTGCCAAAATATTGAGTGCGGTCTATCGGATCCCATTTCAAAATATGGTTGGCAATACTGGGTTTTACGTTTATCAGCAAGTTTACCCTATCTATGGGATTGGGATGACCTTTGCGTTAAGTGGGTTCCCAGTTTATATTTCTAAAATTGTGGCTGAAGAAACGGCTCCGGCTGAGCAAACCCAGATTTTACGGCGGTCATTTGCGCTATTAGGATTATTCGGGGCACTGATCTTTTTCTATTTGCAATATCAAGCACCAGCCATTGCAGTGGCCATGGCGGATGCTGAATTGGCACCAATCATTAGAATGGTGTCGTATATGTTTTTACTGATGCCGTTTTTAGCGGTCACACGAGGGTATTTCCAAGGGATCTTCAACATGGTTCCGACGGCGACCTCGCAAGTGGCCGAACAACTCGTTCGCGTGGTTGTGATTATCCTGGCGGCGTGGTTATCATTGAAGCTACACTGGTCTGTTTATGAAATGGGCACCTGGGCGATGTCCGGCGCCTTTTTCGGGGGGCTGGTAGCGACCGTCGCTTTATTGAAACCGGCGGAAAAAGCTTTTGTGCTCAGAGGGACAAAACCAAAGGGCATTAACTTAGGTGCGTACCGTTCATTGGCTAAACGCTTATTAATAGAAGGTGGCTCGATTTGTCTGTTTGCTTCATTAATAGTGTTACTACAGTTGGTTGATTCATTTACGGTTAAAAAAGGCTTAGTGGCCAGTGGCTTAACTGAGGATCTTGCTAAAAACCTTAAAGGGATATTTGATCGGGGCCAGCCGCTCGTACAGTTAGGCTTAGTCATCTCAATGGCTTTTTCATCGACTTTGATTCCAAGTCTCTCGCGGGCACGACAACAACAACAAGATCATCAGTTCCAACAAGTCGCTGAATCATTGATTCATATCAGTTTAGGCCTCTCGGCGGCGGCAACGACTGGTTTGATGATTCTCATGCCACAAGTGAACTACTTGTTGTTTGGGGATGCAGATGGGAACAAAGCCTTAGTGTGGTACATGCTAAGTATCGTAATTATTGCGCTGATCAATGCCTGCAATAGTGTTTTGCAGAGTTTGGATCAGTTCCATAAGACGACAATTGCGCTATTAATCGGCCTTTTCGTCAAAGTGGTCATTAATCAATGGTTGGTACAACACTACCAAATTGTGGGTGCGAGCGTGGGGACTGTTATTAGCTTAGGGGTTGTGTTAGCCTTAATCTTGCGGCAATCTCCGGAATTGGTACGAGAGGCCCTAGATGGCCAACATTTTACAGGTAAATTGGTTTTGATCTGTGGCATCATGGCGGTAGCGGTTCGCTTTGTGGTAACTGTTATTCAACCTAGTCTGGTCTCAAGGGGCCAAGCTGTTTTAGGCGCTGGTATTGGGATTGCAGTCGGGGTGCCCATCTTTATCGGCCTTGCTTTAGCATGGCAATTATTCTCGATTCGGGAATGGTTAACGATACCCGGTGGTAAACAATTGCTGAAACTAGCACAAAAATTAAAAAGGTAG